A single candidate division WOR-3 bacterium DNA region contains:
- the prmC gene encoding peptide chain release factor N(5)-glutamine methyltransferase has translation MKNAVAQVSKELNISRAEAELIVAALLEKPRFELYLKGELDEPRRRALKIKIMQLRKGIPLEYLTKKVQFLNYTLNIYPGVFIPRLETEYFVEIIGRLVKKTPVAILEIGTGSGALAIALSSLFPKSSIIATDISPAALSCARQNIKQYNLEKQIKLVRGDMLNAFSTPFDLIVSNPPYIPDSRLKSLPDSVKYFEPILAIAGGKNGIDFTKRMLLQAVKQITPDGMIAVEIDEDAVDPLKDFIQSDLSAKFLFKKDLFNRNRYLFIGNFNNEKSKDSN, from the coding sequence ATGAAAAACGCAGTAGCACAAGTAAGTAAAGAGTTGAATATATCACGGGCAGAAGCCGAATTGATTGTCGCCGCGCTCCTTGAGAAACCGAGGTTCGAACTCTATTTGAAAGGAGAACTCGATGAACCGCGACGCCGTGCTTTGAAGATAAAAATCATGCAACTGCGTAAAGGGATACCGCTTGAATATCTTACCAAAAAAGTCCAATTTTTAAATTATACTTTGAATATCTATCCGGGCGTCTTCATCCCCAGGCTCGAAACAGAATATTTTGTTGAAATAATCGGCAGGCTCGTGAAGAAAACACCCGTCGCGATCCTCGAAATCGGAACAGGTTCAGGCGCCCTGGCTATCGCCCTTTCTTCGTTGTTCCCGAAGAGTTCCATCATCGCCACCGACATATCCCCTGCCGCACTCAGCTGTGCCCGCCAGAACATCAAACAATACAATCTTGAAAAGCAGATCAAACTTGTCCGTGGTGATATGTTGAACGCCTTCTCGACGCCATTCGATTTAATCGTTTCAAATCCGCCTTATATTCCCGATTCACGCCTCAAATCCCTGCCTGACAGCGTAAAATATTTTGAACCGATTCTGGCGATAGCCGGTGGTAAAAACGGTATTGATTTTACAAAACGGATGCTTTTGCAAGCCGTGAAACAAATCACTCCCGATGGAATGATCGCCGTTGAAATCGATGAAGATGCGGTCGATCCATTGAAGGACTTTATCCAATCAGACCTCTCCGCAAAATTCCTGTTCAAAAAGGATTTATTCAACAGGAATCGTTATCTTTTTATAGGAAACTTTAATAATGAAAAAAGTAAAGATAGTAATTAA